In Humulus lupulus chromosome 7, drHumLupu1.1, whole genome shotgun sequence, the following are encoded in one genomic region:
- the LOC133790263 gene encoding putative disease resistance protein At1g50180 isoform X1, with amino-acid sequence MAEAVVSFVIERLGELVLSEAEFLGGIKHQVEKAQIKLQCMSAFLKDADACVRHGDERVRLLVVKVRDTSYDLEDVIETYVFKLASSYESVGAISRALIKPVRFIKTHQVGSKIEKISSSIDTWMSGLQKFGVMKSMDKAAETCSSHVQVQRELRRAYSHFVENDVVGFDKNIEELVDCLTEKENPHRHRVISIYGMGGLGKTTLARKVYQHPQVRNHFDCFAWASISQQCIVREVWEGILISLTSPTKAKKEEIKSMSGSEIAKELYNIQKQRKCLVLLDDIWTTSTWDRLEAAFPQKPQLIP; translated from the coding sequence atggCAGAGGCTGTTGTTTCCTTTGTGATTGAAAGACTTGGAGAGCTGGTGCTTTCTGAAGCTGAATTCTTGGGTGGAATCAAACACCAAGTTGAGAAGGCACAGATCAAGCTGCAATGCATGAGTGCTTTTCTGAAAGATGCTGATGCTTGTGTAAGACATGGTGATGAGAGAGTACGCCTTTTGGTTGTCAAAGTTAGAGATACCTCTTATGACTTGGAAGATGTTATTGAAACTTATGTCTTCAAATTGGCTTCTTCTTATGAGAGTGTTGGAGCTATCAGCCGTGCACTGATCAAGCCTGTTCGTTTCATTAAAACCCATCAAGTTGGATCAAAGATAGAGAAGATCTCATCTAGCATTGATACTTGGATGTCAGGGTTACAAAAATTTGGAGTAATGAAATCAATGGACAAGGCAGCTGAGACTTGTTCAAGCCACGTCCAAGTGCAAAGAGAGCTGAGGCGAGCTTATTCTCATTTTGTGGAGAATGATGTTGTTGGATTCGACAAAAACATCGAAGAATTGGTAGACTGTCTGACAGAGAAAGAGAATCCTCATAGGCATAGGGTGATCTCTATATATGGGATGGGAGGTTTGGGGAAGACTACTCTTGCAAGAAAGGTTTATCAACATCCTCAAGTGAGGAATCACTTTGATTGTTTTGCTTGGGCCTCAATATCTCAACAATGTATAGTACGAGAGGTATGGGAAGGAATTTTAATTAGTTTGACTTCTCCCACCAAGGCGAAAAAAGAAGAAATCAAAAGCATGAGTGGTAGTGAAATAGCTAAGGAGCTTTACAACATTCAGAAACAGAGGAAATGTTTGGTGCTCCTCGATGACATTTGGACCACTTCAACCTGGGATCGTCTAGAAGCTGCATTCCCTCAAAAGCCACAACTAATTCCATGA